Proteins from a single region of Candidatus Binatus sp.:
- a CDS encoding helix-turn-helix domain-containing protein, with protein sequence MTKELRGAGRGEKAKDRSASRDGQPIQNNPVREFYTVSQLADLLQLTEMTIYRMIGRGELPCYAIGRIKRFRRGDVEEFLEQCRVQGTAKQLAT encoded by the coding sequence ATGACGAAAGAACTGAGAGGAGCAGGGCGGGGGGAAAAGGCCAAGGACAGATCGGCCTCGCGCGACGGGCAGCCGATTCAAAACAACCCGGTCAGGGAGTTCTACACCGTCAGCCAACTCGCCGATTTGCTCCAGCTAACCGAGATGACCATCTACCGGATGATCGGTCGAGGCGAGTTGCCGTGTTACGCGATCGGGCGGATCAAGCGGTTTCGCCGGGGTGACGTGGAGGAATTCCTGGAGCAATGCCGCGTCCAGGGAACCGCAAAGCAGCTCGCGACCTGA